In a genomic window of Hevea brasiliensis isolate MT/VB/25A 57/8 unplaced genomic scaffold, ASM3005281v1 Scaf304, whole genome shotgun sequence:
- the LOC131176997 gene encoding squamosa promoter-binding-like protein 6, which yields MESWRYIAEEKGLPFSDEIDLSIDSFGRSRKVYTGWDGESVESLEFIDLGFSDMPRKPFHASNTGVEILGGSEAGIHSSKIELTSPGYMIASNLQLESVSNHSNSLMESNSQDSSLIDLKLGRLADGKDAQNNKFLKDRSVVSSASPTFQAKKARTMSSCSQTPYCQVYGCHKDLSSLKDYHKRHKVCEVHSKTPKVIVNGVEQRFCQQCSRFHLLVEFDDGKRSCRKRLAGHNERRRKPQFCALPGRSLKLLQPYQGTKFLGTSLPKKASFLFPNILPGGILCPERYEQTNCYKPVKLEEKLIYGTNGQLLSKPFLHIHANGIQNTSGISPLAAEDLTIFNTASTIHELAGVCHSSRALSLLSAESQDLGHSAGIIMARPFISQANRSHHSVGISDKPFGVESSEKNMPNVFHSYGMNSIKANHMGSFMVSCAGYAADLQVEPDGFLQESDLLKAKYCVSAENGSTVDLLQLSSHLQRVEQQRNSVQVKPEIEDFSTFLSTYGA from the exons ATGGAGTCTTGGCGCTACATTGCTGAAGAGAAAGGCCTTCCTTTCTCAGATGAAATAGACTTGTCTATCGATTCATTTGGGAGAAGTAGAAAAGTATACACAGGGTGGGATGGGGAATCTGTTGAGAGCTTGGAGTTTATAGATTTGGGTTTCTCTGACATGCCCAGAAAGCCATTTCATGCTAGTAACACAGGTGTAGAGATTCTTGGTGGTAGTGAAGCTGGTATCCACTCTAGTAAAATAGAATTAACTTCTCCCGGTTATATGATTGCTTCAAATTTACAGTTGGAGTCTGTGTCGAATCATTCAAATTCTCTCATGGAATCTAATAGTCAGGATTCATCACTGATTGATTTAAAGCTAGGGAGGTTAGCTGATGGCAAAGATGCACAGAATAACAAATTTTTGAAAGATAGATCGGTGGTATCTTCAGCAAGCCCAACTTTTCAGGCAAAGAAAGCTCGAACAATGAGTTCATGCTCTCAGACTCCCTATTGCCAGGTGTATGGTTGTCACAAGGATCTCAGCTCCTTAAAGGATTACCACAAGAGACATAAAGTTTGTGAGGTTCACTCAAAGACTCCTAAAGTTATAGTTAATGGGGTTGAGCAAAGGTTTTGTCAGCAATGTAGCAG GTTTCATTTACTGGTTGAATTTGATGATGGTAAACGTAGTTGTCGTAAACGTCTAGCAGGCCACAATGAACGCAGAAGGAAACCTCAGTTTTGTGCTCTCCCTGGCAGATCCCTTAAGTTGCTGCAGCCATACCAAG GCACCAAATTTTTGGGCACTTCCTTGCCAAAGAAAGCATCTTTTCTTTTCCCAAACATACTTCCTGGTGGTATTCTTTGTCCAGAGAGATATGAACAGACCAACTGCTACAAGCCTGTTAAATTGGAAGAGAAATTAATCTACGGTACAAATGGGCAGTTACTTTCAAAACCTTTTCTCCATATACATGCTAATGGGATCCAAAACACTTCTGGAATTTCACCATTAGCAGCTGAAGACTTAACTATTTTTAATACTGCATCAACTATTCATGAGTTAGCTGGGGTGTGTCATTCCAGTCGTGCTCTCTCTCTTCTGTCAGCTGAATCACAGGACTTGGGCCATTCAGCAGGAATTATAATGGCTAGGCCCTTCATCAGTCAAGCCAATCGTTCCCATCACAGTGTGGGTATTTCTGACAAACCTTTCGGGGTAGAATCTTCAGAGAAGAATATGCCAAATGTATTTCATTCATATGGAATGAATTCCATTAAAGCTAATCATATGGGATCCTTCATGGTTTCTTGTGCTGGTTATGCTGCTGACCTTCAAGTTGAACCAGATGGTTTTCTTCAAGAATCGGACCTTTTGAAAGCCAAATATTGTGTTTCTGCTGAAAATGGATCTACTGTGGATTTGCTTCAGTTGTCATCACATCTTCAGAGGGTGGAGCAACAGAGGAATTCTGTGCAAGTGAAGCCTGAAATTGAGGATTTTTCCACTTTCCTTAGCACATATGGGGCATGA